DNA from Anticarsia gemmatalis isolate Benzon Research Colony breed Stoneville strain chromosome 23, ilAntGemm2 primary, whole genome shotgun sequence:
ATTTCGAAGACTTAAGTATTACGGCCAAGTAAAACGTCTGAACTAACGTTACGTTGCATAATCGTGAACCTAATCACAGGCGACGACATTGAACCGTATTACGTCGTTGTACATGGCGTTTAAGCATATTTTCAACTTAGAAATACACATATATTTCTCGCTGATAATACCCTAAACAGTTGACAGTCTCTATGTTTACTATTATGAAGTACAAAATAACGATTCCCTTTCAAATAAGAATCCGTTAAATATTCGAAGATCGAATTCGAAGTAAAAACGTTATGGCCAACGGAGTGCCAAAATACACCAAAATAAACAGCTACTGTCATAAATATTCTCATATTACCTTCGTATACAGTAATAGTATCTCGACTAAAGTGAAACATGTGAGGTAGACGTGAAATTGAGTGAGGGAAAAGTCTTTTTGTGGTTATAACACATCCGTAATGATGACATTATTGATCGTACACATACCTTGACCGTTCATTTTTCTCCATTTAGTcttctttttaaaactttataagcaaaatataggcatcaattaaaattgtataatataaataagctgTTACAATGATATAATTACTTTGGATTGCacaataattaagtaaaataaataaaaacttttccaaATCATATAACCACAATTCGTTAGTATTCGTTACAATCAAAAGGGAACATCGCCTTTCTCATTCATTCTATTGGACAATCATTCAAGACGGAAAGAGAGCATAGATGTCCCGTAAATAGAACTTTATCAACACGACAGCGCCGTTCAGCGCCATCTTTGGAGGAAGCATAAATAGGGAAGTAGTCTATGATGTAAGTGTTGCCATTTGTTAAATCGACTAAATATTGAATAGAAAGATTCTTAATCTACTGGACTCGGTATTATAAATGgttgctatattatattttgaagtaaacTAGGATATAATAGGATGCGCTTTACGCAAAGTTTGATATTAGAAAGCAAAATACCGCATAAATAACAATCGTCTAAAGTTTAGCAAAATGtagaaatgtaatttatttagatttaagacGGTTGTTACATGTTTATGTTACAGCCGCCACGAAGGACTCGCATAAGTTATTATGCGTCAAAATCTTGCATAGAACATTAATCTTCTTTACAAAAAATgcttgacatatttttttactcctTTGATCAAGATTTTCATctctatctttaaaaaaatatctgttgcCGTCTAAATTCTGTACCAGTcaaaagtacctactttagaccctagtaaattaaattatattctataatacTTTTGAAGCGGGCCTCCGGCAACATCTTCGAtctattgttaattaaattttcgtctcttttgatattacatCATGTCGCCGGAGCCCTACTTCGCGGAGCttctccttctgggtggttttaAATCATAACCTAAACCTTACCCAAGTTGACCAGCCTGTTCAGACAAAAGTACTTTTGTCTGATTCTGCTAGCTAAGAGTCTTGACTCCAAAATATCTATTGACTATCAGTCGTATGACTATGGACCACTTAATATTGTGACTTAATACAGCAACAAGCTGCTTCagacgaaaaataaaatacttcactacatttttataaaaaaataattaaatctataagcaatctttatatatataattcttctgtaagtgtgtatgtcactgaacttcttttaaacgactggaccgattttgatgaaattttttgtgtgtgttcaagggaacctgagaatggtttagattcacaaaaaaaaaattctcgcgtcacagttttcgttgccatactcctccgaaacggcttgaccgattctcatgaaattttgtgagcatattgagtaggtctgagaatcggccaacatctatttttcatacccctaagtgacaatatattacaatatttttttaatttacatggcaagacaacgtttgccgggtcagctagtctaattATAAAACACTAGTTTACAATAGTAATGTAGTAAGTAAGTTATTGGAAACGATATACCTAGTTTACTATTATGTGATTAAATGGTAGCcctaaaataattaagaaatgtGAAATATTGTCTATGCTTTACCGAACTGTCATtttctatcaaaacaaaatatcgtGTTCTTGTAGCCCGCGAAATTAGTTTTTTCACTTTATAATCGCTAATTCTTTATAAGGCAATGAAATTTCGCGCGGTAATGATAGATGCGGGGCCCATGAGGGAGTTTTCAAGTAATGTTACATTACTTAGTGTCAATAATAGTGAATAATTCGTGGTAATACTGTTGAGTTTGATAAACTTTTGTTGAATGTTTCAGATGTAGTGACAATAATTTCAAAGTTATCAAAGGAATGTGTGCTGAGGCTGGCTGATGatcagttatattttattgtgagtGAGGAGAACAGTGGACCAACACCTCCTATACTTTGGTGTGAAATTCCTCATGCTATGTTCTTCTCTGAATATCAAATGATCGGTATTGATGATGAACACAAAGATATCTATCTAGCTGTAAGCTCAGGTATGCATTTGCATCAGTAGAATTCAGTATTTAGAGTTATTATGGTATTGTGCAAATTGTGTTGCAATTTTTAGTCCCATGAAGTTatctatatttacaatttactcTAAACAAATTGAatgtaatataagtatgttaaatAACGAGGTCCAATATAAATAATGAGTTATAATCAGTGAAAGAAAGATGTTACTGTATTTATCTTACTTTCAGGCAACTTAGCAAGATCACTAGTCACATTGAAAACAGCAAAATCATTGAAAATGAAGCTCACTAAGAAACAGTGTCCATGCCTCACACTGGAAATAGAAATGGTAAGAAGTATAATTTTGTAGTAATGGTTAGTAATAGGTCTGTTTATCTAAAATCTTTGGCTTTAATAACTAGTTTGACCAACACTACCTTATAGAGTAACTCATGACATGACAGTGTATTATAATGCTAAGCAATTtgaggtaaaatatatttaacgtaACCTTAATCTGGGGGCAGAGCACTCCACCACTAACTAGAGTCCAAAAGCAACATTACCACATCATTCTTATCTTGATGCAGTTTAGTCCatttttgttacttacattttttcaGCCATCACTAACATCTCAACAAACTCGACAAGTGACACATGATATTCCTGTAACTGTAATACCAAGGAAGCTGTGGTCTGACTTTCAAGAACCTCAAATACCTGATCCAGATGTAAGTTTCATGTACATAACTTAATGGGGTAAAATTCTGTACTTGGCAAGAATTTGTGTCTGGTTTAGCACTTAATTTATTTCCTACCAtaagtatacatataatttctctgtaaatgcataattttgtatgtaaaatacctTGGTCAAGCCCACATCTGTATTGCGATAAACACCAAAACAATCGATTTGTAGCTGATTCAATTGACTAACTCTTTCCTACTAATTAATACttgccataataatatatgccaCTGATCCTACTATTTTTAACttctttataaatgttttcaGATTTCAATAGAACTCCCATCTCTGAAACAACTGCGTACTACAATAGATAGAATGAAGACCATGTCGCCAGAGGTAGTGATCAGGGCGTCGGCAGAGGGCCGCCTGACGCTGCAGATCAAGACTGACATGGCTAAAGTGTCCACTCGGTTTAAAGACTTGAGGGTGGAGGCTTTTGGGGGTAAGTGTAAATTAAAGCTCACTTTTCATTCTAActtattattgaattattgCCAAACAAGATTTTGTTCCAGGAATgaaagaaatttaattaatatgattgaaacagtaaaactttttttcttattctGATGTTCCTAAAGAAACATGAGATAGACTAATAGAGAGTTAAAAAACATGTCAAAATGGTGCCCAGACAGAAATTCTTCTACACTTCACATTCTTCTACACACGAATTCGGTCccgaaatatttattatatttattgaaaatgaaCAACAAAAACGActtgactcacttgttcggcttgtgccgattgggTTCATCTACACGTATTCGGTATtaccgcccggctaggccgattgatgccgaaccgaatatgagTATAGCAAACCTTGGAATTTAATTCCATAATAATCCAGGCTTTTTACTACTTTAAAATACCTTAAGTGATTtgctaagtatttttattattattttcagggcCAGTAGACCATTCTGACTCTGAAACTGAAACACAAGTGAACGAAGATATGTCCCGTATCTGCTATTGCCGAGTGGACGCTAAGAAGTTATCAATGTTCCTAAGTGCAGATCAAATATCAAACAATAGGACAGTGTGTAGTATCGTGAATAAGAAACTAGTAGTACTGTGTCTACAGACTGATGAGAATGTGAAGTTACAGTGTTTTATAAGTGGTATTGTGTATTAAAGactgaaatataatttgaatgttGTTGGGTCTAAATGAAGCAAAGCAACCATTccctggtctctgcctatccctaagGGAGaaggcgcgattttatgtatttatgataCAGTTATGAACTGTATCTTTATTCAAGTGTCTGCAAGGGGCCTTAGCCATATTAGcccatacaaaaaataatgactGATTGGGCCATTACAAACCTGTGAATTTGTGAACAATTTATGTCATTTTATTGAACTCTCTTGCTTGCTCACTATTCTATggtgtatgaatgtgaatgaagcaaaggaagtttgtaaggatcataccaagtggtgttctctggtctctgtctacccctataaaaaggtgtgattttatgtatgtacaagtaAAGActaaactatgtatttataaattttaatagtaacgttaattttgttattaattataatgttataagttTTAGTAAGTtaaaccaaatataataaaacaatatcttttATTCAATAATCAGTTTTACTTCCGACTTTTTACAtgaattaacaaattatattattagaaatattttaggtatacaaattacaaattctAGTTTTCAttctttaatagaaaaatactaaGGAATGCAACAGAATATTGAGACAGGTTTGATCACATTGGACTGAATAGAAACTGAATAGGactgtcaaaaaaaaaatgtgtgtcaGTGCCTGTCCTTTAGTTAAAGCGGCATTATCTTTATGAATACAAAAGACACAGTATCACAACTTTTGGATAATCATAGCTTAATTTATGAAATGACTGCCAATTTCTGTCAAAAACTTTTCCCGACAAGCTAAAAATCTACTGTGGGttgaaattgttttcaaaaaccAATACTTATTTTATCAGAGGATGAGATTTCGGAATAACATGCGTTAATTCTAttggaaaatatgaaaatacctagtttatttcttacaaaaagcCTATCACTATTCAATTGTACGTAAGCTGGAATGATCTTTCGTTGTCTCGTCTCAGTGTATCGTGGGTCGCCTTGAGTTGGTCTAGTTTCGTAGATATTTGCGCTATGGAGTTGTCTATCCATTGCATTGATGACATATGCGCGTTGAGAATGCGGCCTATTTGTACGATCTGTAAGAGAGAATATTCATACAGTTAGATTATGGTTATGtggtttgaaatataaaaacacattagGGTAGGTTTTACACCAATGTATACTTTTACTGCTTCAACCCATATaacaaaaccaataaaactATATGACGGTGAGACTTCATTACTAAAGCCTCAAACTTTTGACATATCATTCATTGCATTGCTATAATAATCTgattgtatattaattaaaaaaccttGATCTATATCATCTGAAGTAAAATTGTGAATATAAAACTTACTGGATCATTACTATCTTGACTTCTATTGGTCTCGTTGAGGTGTTCAATGACTTCTTTCAAATCTTCAGACATTTGACGCAGTTGCGTGTCCAAATTTTCTGCTAAGGTGTACCTGTAAATGGATAGATAGTTGCAATGTACATAGTTATAAAATAGGGTATAATTCCTAGTGGCTACTGCGgccagtttaattaaaactagctATCTTGTGTAGGAGTTTGTTTAGTGTTCAAGTTTTCCATTCTATTACCATCAATA
Protein-coding regions in this window:
- the Hus1-like gene encoding hus1-like checkpoint clamp component encodes the protein MKFRAVMIDAGPMREFSNVVTIISKLSKECVLRLADDQLYFIVSEENSGPTPPILWCEIPHAMFFSEYQMIGIDDEHKDIYLAVSSGNLARSLVTLKTAKSLKMKLTKKQCPCLTLEIEMPSLTSQQTRQVTHDIPVTVIPRKLWSDFQEPQIPDPDISIELPSLKQLRTTIDRMKTMSPEVVIRASAEGRLTLQIKTDMAKVSTRFKDLRVEAFGGPVDHSDSETETQVNEDMSRICYCRVDAKKLSMFLSADQISNNRTVCSIVNKKLVVLCLQTDENVKLQCFISGIVY